The following proteins are co-located in the Mycolicibacterium goodii genome:
- a CDS encoding polymorphic toxin-type HINT domain-containing protein, whose translation MPTAGNFLRDGQHSVWLGWPARWLAVLCAVALTVGGLHLITPPPAERADQAARTVSAAQRFADTAVAVFADSAVGSDATLTAEARRAGLPEEPVAGLTSQTAAGPVQVVLPGGLGNAQHTPGGQVVYPNAGAGFDMLAENTATGTRTVARISDPDGPRMVTTFVRTPADTVMLAHTNGYLTINKATPTAETIGMFSPAETRDATGKLVPSSYVVKQLAPQLYVLAEVIDPQPHTTWPVYVDPPLHLTGVGGVPLPQGFSFSFKGITDTLGSGVDALSSAAYTAAHATVSAAKTVGRVVKDHPLESAMLVGGVAMAVTGVGGPAGAAMIASAGVNIASSTADFATALAPDNQALGVVSDVLGAASMITPQGAAKKIVKEGTELAAEQLAKHTDDVIDVAKTTPTPPAQLADEVAAVGTPKPPVTPGVSPKAPNAPPAPKAAEVPCAGQSFTPDTLVLLADGTSRPISQLRVGDRVWSTDPVSGHSGPQSVQAVLVNHDTDLLDLTITNNAGESSVINTTSGHPFYSPTRAHSTISGLAATTTPTQAYGPGWTEAKDLRPGDALYTPNNAAAQVETTTPVTGTADMWDLTIETTHTFYITTPTASVLVHNCPMPAPKATPPAPKQPKGGVYVIHNQDGVPVYVGRSRNVDSRLYAHAGSGRGYKLEPGDRVQVYRTDARSVQRGLEQRLMSKYKTLKRKGAPKSLLQRNDVRGVREGHPGAKKFQDAANRYLRSLGKEPEVSRLPERVQRRLDGQARSQQAAQQQRSTAVQQAREANNPSSRGSSQGTGPRSDHGQGKKDSGKKQKKDKKSKQHHSRPK comes from the coding sequence ATGCCGACTGCAGGAAACTTCCTGCGCGACGGTCAGCACAGTGTGTGGTTGGGGTGGCCGGCGCGGTGGCTGGCGGTGTTGTGCGCGGTGGCGCTCACCGTCGGCGGTCTGCACCTGATCACACCTCCACCTGCGGAACGAGCCGATCAGGCGGCACGGACGGTGTCGGCGGCGCAGCGCTTCGCCGACACCGCGGTCGCGGTGTTCGCCGATTCGGCGGTGGGCTCGGACGCGACGCTGACCGCCGAGGCGCGCCGCGCCGGGCTGCCTGAGGAACCGGTGGCCGGGTTGACCTCCCAGACTGCGGCCGGGCCGGTGCAGGTGGTGCTGCCCGGCGGGCTCGGAAACGCCCAGCACACCCCTGGCGGGCAGGTCGTCTACCCGAACGCCGGTGCCGGGTTTGACATGTTGGCCGAAAACACCGCCACCGGCACCCGCACCGTCGCGCGGATCAGCGACCCGGACGGGCCACGGATGGTCACCACCTTCGTGCGCACCCCCGCCGACACGGTGATGCTGGCCCACACCAACGGCTACCTGACCATCAACAAGGCGACCCCGACCGCCGAAACCATCGGCATGTTCTCCCCGGCCGAAACCCGCGACGCCACCGGAAAACTCGTTCCGAGCTCCTATGTGGTCAAACAACTCGCCCCGCAGCTGTATGTGCTCGCCGAAGTCATCGACCCCCAACCGCACACCACCTGGCCGGTCTATGTCGACCCACCGCTGCACCTCACCGGGGTTGGCGGGGTACCGCTGCCGCAAGGATTCTCGTTTTCGTTCAAAGGCATCACCGACACCCTGGGCTCGGGCGTAGACGCCCTGTCCAGCGCGGCCTACACAGCGGCTCATGCCACCGTGTCCGCCGCCAAGACCGTCGGTCGGGTGGTCAAAGACCATCCCCTGGAAAGTGCGATGCTCGTCGGCGGTGTGGCCATGGCCGTCACCGGCGTCGGCGGCCCCGCCGGCGCGGCCATGATCGCCTCGGCCGGGGTCAACATCGCCAGCTCCACCGCCGACTTCGCCACCGCCCTAGCTCCCGACAACCAAGCCCTCGGCGTTGTCTCCGATGTACTCGGCGCCGCGTCCATGATCACCCCACAAGGCGCGGCCAAAAAGATCGTCAAAGAAGGCACCGAACTCGCCGCCGAACAACTCGCCAAACACACCGACGACGTCATCGACGTCGCCAAAACCACACCCACCCCACCCGCGCAGTTAGCCGACGAAGTAGCAGCCGTGGGCACCCCGAAACCTCCAGTGACACCCGGGGTTTCGCCGAAGGCACCGAACGCCCCGCCCGCGCCCAAGGCCGCTGAGGTTCCGTGTGCGGGACAGTCGTTCACCCCGGACACTCTGGTGCTGCTCGCTGACGGCACCAGCCGACCCATCAGCCAGCTGCGTGTCGGGGATCGGGTGTGGTCCACCGATCCTGTTTCGGGGCACTCCGGGCCGCAGTCTGTGCAGGCGGTGCTGGTCAACCACGACACCGACCTGCTCGACCTCACCATCACCAACAATGCCGGTGAGTCCTCGGTCATCAACACCACCAGCGGACACCCCTTCTACAGCCCCACCCGCGCCCACAGCACGATCAGCGGCCTCGCCGCCACCACCACACCCACCCAGGCGTATGGGCCTGGCTGGACCGAGGCCAAAGATCTGCGCCCCGGCGACGCGCTCTACACCCCCAACAATGCCGCCGCGCAGGTGGAAACGACCACCCCGGTCACCGGTACCGCTGACATGTGGGACCTCACCATCGAGACCACCCACACCTTCTACATCACCACCCCAACCGCATCGGTACTGGTCCACAACTGCCCGATGCCAGCGCCCAAAGCCACGCCGCCGGCACCCAAACAGCCCAAAGGCGGGGTGTATGTCATCCACAACCAGGACGGCGTTCCGGTGTATGTGGGCCGCTCACGCAATGTCGATAGCCGACTGTATGCGCATGCGGGCTCCGGCAGAGGCTACAAACTTGAGCCTGGTGACCGTGTCCAGGTCTACCGGACAGACGCCCGCTCAGTCCAACGCGGCCTCGAACAGAGGCTCATGAGCAAATACAAGACGCTGAAACGAAAAGGTGCACCGAAGAGTTTGTTGCAGCGCAATGATGTGCGCGGAGTTCGGGAGGGCCACCCGGGCGCCAAGAAATTCCAGGACGCGGCAAATAGGTACTTGCGCAGTCTGGGCAAGGAGCCGGAGGTCTCGCGGCTACCGGAGCGGGTGCAGCGCCGCCTTGACGGGCAAGCCCGTTCCCAGCAAGCTGCTCAGCAGCAGCGGTCCACCGCAGTCCAGCAGGCCCGCGAGGCCAACAACCCCTCTAGCCGCGGTTCATCTCAGGGCACCGGCCCACGCAGTGACCACGGGCAAGGTAAGAAGGATTCCGGTAAGAAGCAGAAGAAAGACAAGAAGAGCAAACAGCACCACAGTCGGCCCAAGTGA
- a CDS encoding IS110 family transposase — protein MTFVNGEMQAQFMTRIRGLNPQRCLVIPVDVGKAIAMTLVADHYGEIPIAPFEFALTETGFERLSAAIRRAQIERDALVIRIGVEAASHYHRTMVARLRAAGLEVVELTPARSNMHADNSYCGC, from the coding sequence ATGACGTTCGTCAACGGCGAGATGCAAGCACAATTCATGACCCGGATCCGCGGACTGAATCCGCAACGCTGCCTGGTCATTCCGGTGGACGTCGGCAAGGCAATCGCCATGACTCTGGTGGCCGATCACTACGGCGAGATCCCTATCGCGCCGTTCGAGTTCGCCCTGACCGAGACCGGCTTCGAAAGGCTGTCCGCGGCGATTCGTCGCGCGCAGATCGAGCGGGACGCTCTGGTGATTCGGATCGGGGTCGAAGCCGCCAGCCACTACCACCGCACCATGGTCGCGCGGCTGCGAGCGGCTGGCTTGGAGGTCGTCGAACTGACCCCCGCGCGGTCAAACATGCACGCGGACAACAGCTACTGCGGATGTTGA
- a CDS encoding ankyrin repeat domain-containing protein, with amino-acid sequence MARTPLHPSAAYNLLDDLRREIAEGYDINDADQMGFTPLHSALVHDSYDAAKILIDAGANPNLQDKWGNTPLKYVIGNNKKTVEIVILLLEHEADPTIENHYGHSPLSLAKESLGTEHLIPLLEAAAQKRAT; translated from the coding sequence ATGGCACGCACACCACTGCACCCTTCGGCTGCATACAACCTGCTCGACGACCTAAGGCGGGAGATCGCTGAGGGCTACGACATCAACGATGCCGACCAGATGGGATTCACACCGTTGCACTCAGCCCTCGTCCACGACAGCTATGACGCGGCGAAGATCCTCATCGACGCCGGCGCCAACCCCAACCTCCAAGACAAGTGGGGAAACACCCCTCTCAAATACGTTATCGGCAACAACAAGAAAACCGTCGAAATCGTGATCCTGCTGCTCGAACACGAAGCCGACCCGACCATCGAAAACCACTACGGCCACTCCCCTTTGAGCCTCGCAAAAGAGTCACTCGGCACAGAACACCTCATCCCCCTACTGGAAGCCGCCGCACAAAAACGAGCGACCTAA
- a CDS encoding acyl-CoA dehydrogenase family protein — protein MAIDLTYSEHVRAVTDRTVAFIRESVLPIEDAHGGDIEVAGGDNLRQQLQAAAKQAGLFAPHAPVEYGGMGLGMSDRAPVFRAAGYSLFGPTALNIAAPDEGNIHLLAHVATEAQRVRYLGPLAAGEIRSAFAMTEPAPGAGSDPAALRTQAERTGTGWRINGRKWFITGADGAHFFIVMARTSGTPGDRGGATMFLVDADSPGVQVGRHITTLDRSMLGGHCEVTFTDVDVPTAAILGEVDHGFRYAQVRLGPARMTHVMRWLGAAERGHDIALSHVTTRDAFGQRLGDLGMVQKMLADNVIDIAATQTLLTRACWELDTGQDASMSTAITKTFAAEAINRIIDRSIQMCGALGVSDDLPLARLAREVRPFRIYDGPSEVHRWAIAKRAVRTAVSERCELNEP, from the coding sequence GTGGCCATTGACTTGACCTACTCAGAACACGTCCGAGCGGTCACAGATCGAACCGTCGCATTTATCCGTGAGTCGGTGCTGCCCATAGAAGACGCACACGGCGGCGATATAGAGGTCGCTGGCGGTGACAACCTACGTCAGCAGCTCCAAGCCGCTGCCAAACAAGCGGGATTGTTCGCCCCACACGCGCCCGTCGAATACGGAGGAATGGGCCTGGGAATGTCCGATCGGGCACCCGTGTTCCGGGCGGCAGGCTATTCGTTGTTCGGCCCAACAGCACTCAACATCGCCGCCCCCGATGAAGGCAACATTCATCTCCTGGCCCACGTGGCCACCGAGGCGCAACGAGTCCGCTACCTCGGCCCGTTGGCCGCCGGCGAGATCCGCTCCGCATTCGCGATGACTGAGCCGGCGCCAGGGGCGGGTTCAGACCCGGCCGCCCTACGAACGCAGGCCGAACGCACCGGAACTGGCTGGCGCATCAACGGCCGCAAATGGTTCATTACCGGCGCCGACGGCGCGCACTTCTTCATCGTCATGGCTCGAACATCCGGAACACCTGGCGACCGTGGCGGCGCCACGATGTTTCTCGTCGATGCAGACAGTCCAGGGGTGCAAGTTGGTCGCCACATCACCACGCTCGACCGCTCCATGCTCGGCGGACATTGTGAAGTGACCTTCACCGACGTCGACGTCCCCACGGCCGCAATCCTCGGCGAAGTGGATCACGGCTTTCGGTACGCACAGGTCCGGCTCGGCCCCGCCCGCATGACGCACGTCATGCGGTGGCTGGGCGCCGCTGAGCGCGGACACGATATCGCCCTCAGTCATGTCACCACCCGCGACGCATTCGGCCAACGCCTCGGAGACCTCGGCATGGTGCAGAAGATGCTCGCAGATAACGTCATCGATATCGCCGCCACCCAGACGCTACTGACCCGGGCGTGTTGGGAACTCGACACCGGACAAGACGCCTCAATGTCAACTGCCATCACCAAAACCTTTGCAGCCGAGGCGATCAACCGCATTATTGATCGAAGTATCCAAATGTGCGGGGCTCTCGGGGTGTCCGACGACCTTCCCCTTGCACGCCTCGCTCGAGAGGTGCGCCCATTCCGCATCTACGACGGCCCCTCCGAAGTGCACCGCTGGGCAATCGCCAAGCGCGCCGTACGTACTGCGGTCTCCGAACGATGTGAGCTGAACGAGCCATGA
- a CDS encoding phosphotransferase, translating into MGTSFQPAHAGQANSDVTYSCSRPGFLARQVALWTRQWHHVKSRELPDVAALSTALAAALPPSLGASIIHGDFRIDNTIQDPTLPQPLRAVIDWELSTLGDPLTDVALMCVYRSTAFNQVLGMPAAWTSDRLSSPDDIAQQYAQLSGRDLSNWNFYLALANFKLAVIAEGITHRAAVGPGVPGADAAAEVTPELLAEGLRLLASP; encoded by the coding sequence ATGGGGACATCCTTCCAGCCTGCCCACGCTGGGCAAGCCAACTCAGATGTCACCTATTCGTGCAGCAGACCCGGATTCCTGGCCCGACAGGTTGCGTTGTGGACCCGGCAATGGCACCACGTCAAGTCCCGCGAGTTACCCGACGTAGCAGCGCTATCGACGGCACTCGCCGCCGCGCTCCCACCCAGTCTGGGCGCATCCATCATTCATGGCGACTTCCGCATCGATAACACCATCCAGGACCCAACGTTGCCCCAGCCGTTACGAGCAGTCATCGACTGGGAGCTATCCACCCTGGGCGATCCGCTCACCGACGTAGCCCTGATGTGTGTCTACCGTTCAACAGCCTTCAATCAGGTATTAGGCATGCCCGCAGCGTGGACCAGCGACAGACTTTCGAGCCCCGACGACATTGCGCAGCAATACGCGCAACTGTCGGGCCGCGACCTTTCGAACTGGAACTTCTACCTCGCGCTAGCGAACTTCAAACTCGCCGTCATTGCCGAAGGGATAACTCACCGTGCAGCGGTTGGGCCGGGTGTTCCTGGCGCCGACGCTGCAGCAGAAGTCACCCCCGAACTGCTTGCCGAGGGTCTACGGCTGCTCGCGTCACCGTAG
- a CDS encoding phosphotransferase family protein: protein MTEHAGDVSALAQLLADHGVHVEGDLRIEPFSGGRSNLTFKISDHNTSWVARRPPQSGLTPAAHDVVREYRVTKALQGTRVPVPAAVACDKDGHTVGVPLSIFSYVPGVVIRDRKQLSTLTDRQVQACVTALIQTLADLHAIEPASVGLRDFGKPDGGSAARSGDSFGHAA, encoded by the coding sequence ATGACAGAACATGCTGGCGATGTGTCAGCGCTAGCCCAATTATTGGCAGACCACGGCGTTCACGTTGAAGGCGATCTTCGCATCGAACCCTTCAGCGGCGGTCGCTCCAACCTCACATTCAAGATCTCCGACCACAACACCAGTTGGGTCGCACGCCGCCCTCCGCAAAGCGGACTGACTCCGGCCGCCCACGACGTTGTCCGCGAGTACAGGGTGACCAAGGCGCTACAGGGCACGCGGGTGCCGGTCCCAGCCGCCGTCGCCTGCGACAAAGATGGCCACACGGTAGGAGTTCCGCTGAGCATCTTCAGCTATGTTCCCGGGGTCGTGATCCGTGACCGTAAACAATTGTCAACTCTCACTGACCGACAGGTACAAGCCTGCGTCACAGCTCTGATACAGACCCTCGCTGACCTCCACGCCATCGAACCTGCCTCCGTAGGGCTACGCGATTTCGGTAAGCCCGACGGAGGGTCTGCTGCACGATCAGGTGACAGTTTCGGTCACGCGGCCTGA
- a CDS encoding helix-turn-helix domain-containing protein — translation MTTTVGDEIRAARRAAGLSLRGLADRLGVSAATISALENNKTRVTVERLRAVADVLNLPVGVLIPNETEAGSLRLVAADPPVDNVDAEENWRTFPPLEIDAILAAAIDAFVEIGYHGTTMRGLAERSGLSVPGIYHHYRDKQDLLVRILDLTMTELHWRVDHARRHAPTSIEEVAAIVEALALFHTHRRKLAFIGASEMRSLTGANRRRIVDSRTLLQHILDDAIDRAVADGYLRTREPRTAGRAIATMCTSLPQWFRSDGPFSPQQIALSYVQFALAILHHQTPPMALNPQVRN, via the coding sequence ATGACCACCACGGTAGGCGACGAGATTCGCGCGGCGCGTAGGGCGGCAGGGCTTTCCTTGCGGGGACTCGCCGACCGTTTGGGCGTGAGCGCCGCGACGATCAGCGCGTTGGAGAACAACAAGACACGTGTGACCGTCGAGAGACTCCGGGCAGTCGCTGATGTGCTGAATCTTCCTGTAGGAGTGCTTATCCCTAACGAGACGGAGGCAGGATCGTTACGGTTGGTAGCCGCCGACCCGCCTGTGGACAATGTTGATGCAGAGGAAAATTGGCGTACATTCCCACCGCTGGAAATTGACGCCATTCTCGCTGCAGCCATTGATGCCTTCGTTGAGATTGGTTACCACGGAACGACAATGCGAGGGCTAGCCGAACGCTCAGGACTGAGCGTGCCAGGCATCTATCATCACTACCGCGACAAGCAGGACCTGCTGGTCAGGATCCTGGACCTCACCATGACCGAACTCCACTGGCGAGTCGACCACGCGCGCCGTCACGCACCGACGAGCATCGAGGAAGTAGCCGCCATCGTCGAAGCCCTCGCCCTGTTCCACACCCACCGCCGCAAGCTGGCGTTTATCGGCGCGAGTGAGATGCGCAGCCTCACTGGAGCAAATAGGCGGCGCATAGTGGACTCCCGGACACTGTTGCAACATATCCTCGACGACGCGATCGACCGGGCAGTCGCCGACGGGTATTTGCGCACACGGGAGCCACGTACCGCAGGCCGCGCCATTGCCACGATGTGTACCTCGTTGCCGCAGTGGTTCCGCTCGGACGGCCCCTTTTCGCCCCAGCAGATCGCACTCTCCTATGTGCAATTCGCCTTGGCGATCCTGCACCACCAAACACCACCAATGGCCCTCAATCCTCAAGTTAGGAACTGA
- a CDS encoding IS3 family transposase (programmed frameshift) — protein sequence MARPYPREFRDDVVRVARNRDDGVTIEQIATDFGVHPMTLHKWMRQADIDEGNKPGRSTTESAELREARRRIKLLEQENEVLRRAAAYLSQANLPKRLYPLVKELAADGIPVAVTCRVLKLARQPYYRWLAEPITDAELVEAYRANALFDAHRDDPEFGYRYLVEEARDAGEPMAERTAWRICSQNRLWSVFGKKRGKSGRPGPPVHDDLVERDFTAEAPNQLWLSDITEHHTGEGKLYLCAIKDAFSNRIVGYSIDDRMKSQLAIRALHSAVARRGDVAGCILHSDRGSQFRSRKFVHALNHHEMVGSMGRVGAAGDNAAMESFFSLLQKNVLDRRRWDTREQLRIAIVTWIERTYHRRRRQSGLGRLTPIEFEAIMTTPASQAA from the exons ATGGCAAGGCCCTACCCCCGCGAGTTTCGCGACGATGTCGTGCGGGTCGCGCGCAACCGCGACGACGGCGTGACGATCGAGCAGATCGCCACCGACTTCGGTGTGCACCCGATGACGTTGCACAAGTGGATGCGCCAGGCCGACATCGATGAGGGCAACAAGCCCGGCAGGAGCACCACCGAGTCCGCTGAGCTGCGCGAGGCGCGGCGTCGGATCAAGCTGCTCGAGCAGGAGAACGAGGTCCTGCGCCGAGCCGCGGCCTATCTGTCACAGGCCAACCTTCCG AAAAGGCTCTACCCGCTCGTGAAAGAGCTCGCCGCCGACGGGATCCCCGTCGCGGTGACGTGCCGGGTACTCAAGCTCGCCCGCCAGCCCTACTATCGCTGGCTGGCCGAACCCATCACCGACGCCGAACTCGTCGAGGCCTACCGCGCCAACGCCCTGTTCGACGCCCACCGCGACGATCCGGAGTTCGGCTACCGCTACCTGGTCGAGGAGGCCCGCGATGCCGGCGAGCCGATGGCCGAGCGCACCGCCTGGCGAATCTGCTCGCAGAATCGCCTGTGGAGCGTGTTCGGCAAGAAGCGCGGCAAGAGTGGAAGGCCGGGCCCGCCGGTGCACGACGATCTGGTCGAGCGTGACTTCACCGCTGAAGCGCCGAATCAATTGTGGCTCAGTGACATCACTGAGCACCACACCGGAGAGGGCAAGCTCTACCTCTGTGCGATCAAGGACGCGTTCTCCAACCGGATCGTCGGCTACAGCATCGATGACCGGATGAAGTCACAACTGGCCATCCGGGCACTACACAGCGCGGTGGCCCGACGCGGAGATGTCGCAGGGTGCATTCTGCACTCGGATCGCGGATCTCAGTTCCGGTCAAGGAAATTCGTACACGCGCTGAATCACCACGAGATGGTCGGCTCCATGGGCCGTGTCGGGGCCGCCGGCGACAACGCCGCCATGGAGAGCTTCTTTAGCCTGCTGCAGAAGAACGTGCTCGACCGCCGCCGCTGGGACACCCGTGAACAGCTGCGGATCGCGATCGTCACCTGGATCGAACGCACCTACCATCGGCGCCGCCGACAGTCCGGTCTCGGGCGGTTGACCCCGATTGAATTCGAAGCAATCATGACCACACCGGCCAGTCAGGCCGCGTGA
- a CDS encoding lysylphosphatidylglycerol synthase transmembrane domain-containing protein yields the protein MRVDGRDIVVTGKLLQPMSRRTNDILRLALASLFLATVIASSLITRYEWVALERSISEVVNVLTPTQSNLVYLAYGIAIVALPFVILVSLVFSRQWKLLGAYAAAGLITMLSLSISGNGIAAPQWHFDLGDRLDSQLSQFLDDPRWIGMLAAVLTVSGPWLSRRLRRWWWALLLAFVPIHLVVSAVVPARSLLGLAVGWFVGALVVWVVGTPALEVPLDGAARALTRRGFQVSAFTVVRPAGAGPLLLEASSQDPDAIAVVELYGPNQRSGGAFRQLWRKVRFRSDETAPLQTSMRRAVEHRALMAIAIGDLGLASTSTMSVAALDRGWTLYAHNRKRGTALDQCTDEATVGRVWNALRMLHDHQISHGDLRSKEITVEDGAVLFGGFGNAEYGATDAQLQSDIAQLLVTTTALYDAPSAVGAAIKAFGRDTVLTASRRLTKAAVPAGVRAAVPDAKEVMTQARDEVKHQTGADQIEAETITRFTRTQVIQLVLLIALVYVAYPFISTVPTFFSELRNANWWWALMGLTVSALTYVGAAAALWACADGLVSFRHLSIMQIANTFAATTTPAGVGGLALSTRFLQKGGLSTMRATAAVALQQSVQVIVHVILLIFFSTMAGASADLSHFVPSATILYLIAGLALGLVGAFLAVPKLRRWLASAVRPRIEEVWDDLIKLAREPKRLVLIVLGAAGTTLGAALALWASVESFGGDTSFVTVTVVTMIGGTLASAAPTPGGVGAVEAALIGGLAAFGVPPAIGVPAVLLYRVLTCWLPVFVGWPVMRWLTNNDMI from the coding sequence ATGCGCGTTGACGGACGGGACATCGTTGTCACCGGGAAGTTGCTGCAACCCATGTCCCGGCGCACCAACGACATCCTGCGTCTCGCGCTCGCCTCCCTCTTTCTCGCCACGGTCATCGCCAGTTCGCTGATCACCCGCTACGAGTGGGTGGCCCTGGAACGGTCGATCTCCGAGGTCGTCAACGTCCTCACCCCCACCCAGTCCAACCTGGTCTACCTGGCCTACGGCATCGCGATCGTGGCGCTGCCGTTCGTCATCCTGGTCAGCCTGGTCTTCTCGAGGCAGTGGAAACTGCTGGGCGCCTACGCCGCCGCCGGTCTCATCACGATGCTGTCGCTGTCGATCTCGGGCAACGGCATCGCCGCCCCGCAGTGGCACTTCGACCTCGGTGACCGCCTCGACAGCCAACTCTCGCAGTTCCTCGACGATCCGCGCTGGATCGGCATGCTTGCGGCGGTGCTCACCGTGTCCGGGCCATGGCTGTCGCGTCGGCTGCGCCGGTGGTGGTGGGCGCTGCTGCTGGCGTTCGTGCCCATCCACCTCGTGGTCAGCGCCGTGGTCCCGGCCCGCTCCCTGCTAGGACTTGCGGTGGGCTGGTTCGTCGGCGCGCTGGTGGTGTGGGTCGTCGGCACCCCGGCGCTGGAGGTTCCGCTCGACGGCGCGGCGCGGGCGTTGACCCGGCGCGGATTCCAGGTGTCGGCGTTCACCGTGGTGCGTCCCGCGGGCGCGGGCCCGCTCCTTCTGGAGGCCTCGTCACAGGATCCCGACGCCATCGCCGTCGTCGAGTTGTACGGGCCCAATCAGCGCAGCGGCGGGGCGTTCCGCCAGCTGTGGCGCAAGGTCCGGTTCCGCAGCGACGAGACCGCGCCGCTGCAGACCTCGATGCGCCGGGCCGTCGAGCACCGCGCGCTGATGGCGATCGCGATCGGTGACCTCGGGCTCGCGAGCACATCGACGATGTCGGTAGCCGCGCTCGACCGCGGCTGGACGCTGTACGCGCACAACCGCAAACGCGGCACCGCGCTGGACCAGTGCACCGACGAGGCCACCGTCGGACGCGTGTGGAACGCGCTGCGCATGCTGCACGACCACCAGATCTCCCACGGCGATCTGCGCAGCAAGGAGATCACCGTCGAGGACGGCGCCGTGCTGTTCGGCGGGTTCGGCAACGCCGAATACGGCGCCACCGACGCCCAATTGCAGTCCGACATCGCCCAACTGCTCGTCACCACGACCGCGCTGTACGACGCGCCCTCCGCCGTCGGCGCCGCGATCAAGGCGTTCGGCCGCGACACCGTGCTCACCGCGTCGCGCCGACTCACCAAGGCCGCCGTGCCCGCCGGGGTGCGCGCCGCGGTGCCCGACGCCAAGGAGGTGATGACGCAGGCACGCGACGAGGTCAAGCACCAGACCGGCGCCGACCAGATCGAGGCCGAGACCATCACCCGGTTCACCCGCACCCAGGTGATCCAGCTGGTGCTGCTGATCGCGTTGGTGTACGTGGCCTACCCGTTCATCAGCACCGTGCCGACGTTCTTCTCCGAACTGCGCAACGCCAACTGGTGGTGGGCGCTGATGGGCCTCACGGTCTCGGCGTTGACCTACGTCGGCGCCGCCGCGGCGCTGTGGGCATGCGCCGACGGGCTGGTGAGCTTCCGCCACCTGTCGATCATGCAGATTGCCAACACCTTCGCCGCCACCACCACGCCCGCCGGTGTCGGCGGTCTCGCGTTGAGCACCCGGTTCCTGCAGAAGGGCGGGCTGAGCACCATGCGCGCGACCGCGGCCGTCGCACTGCAGCAGTCGGTGCAGGTGATCGTGCACGTGATCCTGCTGATCTTCTTCTCCACCATGGCCGGTGCGTCCGCCGACCTGTCCCACTTCGTCCCCAGCGCGACCATCCTCTACCTCATCGCCGGTCTGGCGCTCGGTCTGGTCGGGGCGTTCCTGGCGGTGCCGAAACTGCGGCGCTGGCTCGCCTCGGCGGTGCGGCCCAGGATCGAAGAGGTGTGGGACGACCTCATCAAGCTGGCCCGCGAACCGAAACGCCTGGTGCTCATCGTCCTCGGCGCGGCGGGCACCACGCTCGGTGCGGCACTGGCGCTCTGGGCCAGCGTCGAATCCTTCGGCGGCGACACCTCATTCGTCACCGTCACCGTCGTCACCATGATCGGCGGCACCCTCGCCTCCGCCGCGCCCACACCCGGCGGGGTCGGCGCCGTCGAGGCGGCCCTGATCGGTGGTCTGGCCGCCTTCGGCGTGCCGCCCGCGATCGGTGTGCCCGCGGTCCTGCTCTACCGCGTGCTGACCTGCTGGCTGCCGGTCTTCGTCGGCTGGCCCGTCATGCGGTGGCTGACGAACAACGACATGATCTGA